Below is a genomic region from Patescibacteria group bacterium.
ATAAATTGCATATTTTCCCTGGCGTCCGGGATATAAAGCCGTTTCAGCACGTCTCTGAGCATGGTAGAAAACCGGTAGGGGCTGGCGCCATGTTTTTCTTTTAAATATTTAACTGTTGTTCCTTTGCCCGCGGCCAATAGCCCGACGAAGCCGAGAATAATTTTTTTATTTTCCATAATTATTTATTTTTTAAAGCGTTTTTTATTAATTTGCCGCTGCCGCGGTTGCCTAGGAGATTATAAAATTTTATCCGGTTAAGCTTTTTTATATCAATCCATTCGGCCATATCGGTATATTTTTTTTCATATTCATCAAAATTATCTTTTGATAATTTGCCGCCGGTTTTTTTAACTAAAAAATAAAATAATTGGCAATTCCAATATTTTTTTCTCATGGTTGAATGAAAAAGAGAGCTGCCGACGTAGATAATTTTACCCCGTTTAACTTTAAATCCGGTTTCTTCCCAAAATTCTCTTTTTAAAGTATCTTCAATGGTTTCATGAAGTTCGGCGCCACCACCGGGAAAGTCATAGCCGTCCCATTGTTTTGAAAGCAATATTTTATTTTTTTCTATTAAAATTCCGTAAATTGATGGGCGAAAAGTTAATTTTTTAGCATCTACTTTATATAGCTTGCCGTTTATGTCGCGGCAGACAACTATTTTTGTTTTATTTTTTGATTTTTTCATTTAATATAATATTTTGTATTTTAGCATTATAGCGTTATCGTTTATTTTTTTTATTTCTTTTAGCTCTAAATTAATATTAAAATCTCCATTGAATAATCCCAGGCCGGCGCCGAAGATTTTCGGCTCAACCGTTAAAATTATTTCGCTGATTAATTTTTTTTCTAGAAACAGGGTATTTAAAAAAGCGCCGCCGCCGAGCAAGGCCGAAGCATAGCCCATTTTTTCCAGTTCAGCTAAAACCGGCTCAATCTCGCCCGACACCCATTTTACTCCGGCCCGTTCCGGCGGATTTTTTTCTAAAGTAAAAACAACATTCAGCCGATCTTTAAGAGGCGAGGGGAAAGTGGCGAAGGTTTTTTCGCCCATCATAACCGCGCCGTGCTGTTTAGAAATTTCGGCGAACAGTTTTTTGTCTTCTTTGGACGTCCAATCGGGGAAGTGGCCGCTGGTTTTGGCGATTTTACCGTCGGCCGTTATGGCCATCATTAAGGTTACGGAAATCATTTATTTATTATAATTTTTTAAGAATAAATCCAATTGTTTAAGCAGGTCGTTTTCATCTTTGGCCTCGATTTGTTTTACGGCAGCCGGGTTACCACGCGCCATACGGCTGACTTTTTCTCCCTGATACCACCATAAGATAATATCAGAAGCTGTAATTCTGGCGATTTCTAATTCAGCGCCAACACCCAGGCTGGGTAAGCCGACATAAGCGATTATTAAATCCGCGCTGGCGACTTCATGATGATCTTTTTTCCAGACCGCCAGAGGCGAGACCCGGGGGTTTTTTATCGGATCAGTTCCACCAAGATGAGGCACATAAACATTAGAGCAAATTTTAGAGCAAATTGCGGCGATTTTTTGGTAAGTTTCCCTATGGGCCGAATTTGTTTCGTTGGTGAGCGCGCCGCTAATGTATATTTTTCCCACGGATGAGGAAAAATTAAATTTATTATAAGAATTTTTAACCAAATAAACATTTTTTATACGCGCTTTAATTATCGTGTCCCAGCAATTTTTACAGCACCACCAGTGACCGTATAAATATAAATCTGCATCTTTACTATCTTGTCCGTTAGCTTTAGCGTTATTGGTTGAAGTTACTTCGCTGTGTCCAGTTTGTAAGCATACCTCTTTGCAATAATGATAGTCCTCTCCGGTTTTACTGCCATTTAAAACTCGCGGGCAAACTTCTATTTTTTTACCGGCATTACAGCCACGGCCGATAATTATTCCATTTTTTACTATAACAGCGCCGGTAGGCTGTTTAGAACAGCCGGTAGTCTCGGCCATTTTTTTCGCTTCAATCATAAACTGATTATCTTCGGCGACGAATTGGATGACTTTACCTTCGGGGAGATAAGGATATTTTATTGGTTCGGTCATATTTTTAAATTTTATATTTTTCTTTAAGCTGGTCTAACTGGCCTTGTTTGATTAAATCCATTTCTTCTTCGCTGT
It encodes:
- a CDS encoding NUDIX domain-containing protein, with the translated sequence MKKSKNKTKIVVCRDINGKLYKVDAKKLTFRPSIYGILIEKNKILLSKQWDGYDFPGGGAELHETIEDTLKREFWEETGFKVKRGKIIYVGSSLFHSTMRKKYWNCQLFYFLVKKTGGKLSKDNFDEYEKKYTDMAEWIDIKKLNRIKFYNLLGNRGSGKLIKNALKNK
- a CDS encoding dihydrofolate reductase family protein, with amino-acid sequence MISVTLMMAITADGKIAKTSGHFPDWTSKEDKKLFAEISKQHGAVMMGEKTFATFPSPLKDRLNVVFTLEKNPPERAGVKWVSGEIEPVLAELEKMGYASALLGGGAFLNTLFLEKKLISEIILTVEPKIFGAGLGLFNGDFNINLELKEIKKINDNAIMLKYKILY
- a CDS encoding deaminase — encoded protein: MTEPIKYPYLPEGKVIQFVAEDNQFMIEAKKMAETTGCSKQPTGAVIVKNGIIIGRGCNAGKKIEVCPRVLNGSKTGEDYHYCKEVCLQTGHSEVTSTNNAKANGQDSKDADLYLYGHWWCCKNCWDTIIKARIKNVYLVKNSYNKFNFSSSVGKIYISGALTNETNSAHRETYQKIAAICSKICSNVYVPHLGGTDPIKNPRVSPLAVWKKDHHEVASADLIIAYVGLPSLGVGAELEIARITASDIILWWYQGEKVSRMARGNPAAVKQIEAKDENDLLKQLDLFLKNYNK